Below is a window of Desulfurococcus amylolyticus Z-533 DNA.
TATGTTTCTGACACCTCTATATATTTCCGAGATACTCATTTCATTACAGCTGGAAAGTACTTCAATAATCGCCCTTGTAATCGGATCCGGTTTATCTAGTCTAATTAAAACATCATAAGCCATCCTAGCGATTTCAAGGGACCTAATTAACGGGAGTGAGAATGCTGATGCTACTTCAAGCGCTATTTTAATTTCTGGGTGATCGATGTTTTGTTTCTCCAGTCTTTCCTCAAGTTTCTCTAGTTTCTCCACTAGCTCCCTCAATACTGAGATGAGGATGTCTAGTTTCTCACCTATACTGCTCAAGCCATGCTTTACCTCTAGTATATCAAGTACTACGGCCGGCTTTCATTGTTTCTCTTCTTCATCAACCCTTATCCTTTGTGAAGCTGTTCTCTGCATTATTAGCTGGGCGAGGCGTTCGAGGAGGTCTCCCCATGCTGGTAGCGCTTTAAGCCTTGAGTAATAGTATTCTTTAACCATCTCTTTAACCATTTCATCGGGGAGTCCCTGGGCCTTGAGTGCCTGGTATAACTGCCCTATATCCTCTCCTAGTTTTTTACCATCATATGATGACTGGATGAAGTTGAATATGTCCCTGAGCCCTGACCCAAGCCAGGTGAATAGGTTTTCTAAGAATGGTGATACGGCTGATAGTATCTTGGATATCTCCTCTGCATCGCTTTCCTCTCCGCAGTGTAATTCATCGAGTTTTTCACGTAGCTTATCTCTTAATTTATTTTTTAACTGCTCATCCTGTATCCCGAGCTCTTCTACTACTTCATTGATAAAGTCTTCTCTCCAGTTTCTCCTACTCATTCTACCACCTTCACTCTAGGAATAATGAGTGTTCACAATATTATTTTTACCTGGATACGGGTGATCAATTATTGCTCACTCGATGTTAGCATGTCTATTTCTTAATTCTTCCTCGGTGACGCCGAGTTTATCCATTAGCTCAGCAATAACGCCGTCAAGGAATATTAACAGTGTATCCTCGAAGAGGGTTCCAAGAGGGGCTAGGGGCTCATGTAGTCCCAATATCTGCCTGCTAATGTAATCCTCCTCGGCAGCCATCTTGGTTCTACCAGGTATTCTAACGACTATATCAGCTAGCTTACCTAACGGGCTATCAGGATATGTGGTTATAGCTATCACCTTAACTCCCACACTCTTAGCCACCTCAGCAGCTGCAACAACCAGTCTAGTCCTACCAGAACCCGAGATGGATACTAAGACATCGCCCGGGGAGGCTCTTGGGAGTATGGTTTCACCGACAATATACGTGTTGAAGCCTAGGTGGAGAAGCCTCATAGCGAATGCCTTTCCAACCAGACCACTTCTACCAGCACCTATGACGAATACCTTCTTATTATTTCTTAACGCGTCTATAAGTGTATATATCATTTTCTCCTTCTCATCATCGCTTATCAAGTCGACTGCTTTCAATGCAAAGTCTATTATCCCAAGCATAGCATCTCTTGTTACACCTGAAACCATGAGACTCCCTTAGGCTACTATCTTTTAACACGTATTTAAATAATATAGTATGCGTAGATCAAGTGTTTTACAGGTGTAAACCCGAATAGACGCGGGAAACAGGTGAACCACCCAAGAAGGAACCCATGCACTTCAAGGCGGGGAAGAGGTCAGTGAAGAAATATTAGCTGGGCTAGACATAACCTAATACAGCCCCGCCTCCCTCACACCTCCACGAGACCCCATCGACGGGGGATGAAAATGAAGGAGGGCGGTCGGGCGGGGTACACTAAACCAGTGAATCGGGGTATGAGTTGGACACGGTATGAGTGTCTTAAGGCGATTCGATCCTTGGAATTCCCCCCTATGTACTTGTCCATTTAAGTACAGCCTGCACCCTTACACAGGGTGCAGCCACTTCTGTCTTTACTGCTATGCAGCCTCGTATATTGGCAGGAGGCCTAGTACACCTAAGGAGAGCTTTATCGAGAGGCTTAAAAAGGATTTAGAGAGGATTAGTGTGAAGGGTATTGTAGAGCTAAGCACTAGTAGTGATCCATATCCACCCATCGAGTTATGGATGGGTTTAACCCGTAGAAGCCTCGAGATACTTGGTAAAAACGGCTTTAAGCTCTTAATCACAACGAAATCCAATATTATTACGAGGGATATAGATATACTGGCGAGATACCCTTCATCAGTAATGATCACTATCACAACCCTTAACACAGAGTTGGCTAGAATACTGGAACCCGGGGCTCCACCTCCTGAGAAAAGAATAGAGGCTGTGGAAAAGCTCAGGAGCAAGGGTATTCCGGTAGGTGTTAGAATAGACCCGGTAATACCCTTCATCAATGATAACCCAACCGAGATAAGTAAACTAGTTAAAACCGTTAAGGAAGCCGGCGCGCTCCAGGTAACTGTGTCAACATATAAGGCTAAATGGGACAGCCTGCGGAGGCTTATGAACGCGTTTCCACAGGTTTCAGAAAAACTAAGGGAGTTATACGTGGAGAACGGTGAATTCATTCATGGATACATGTATCTCTCCAACGAGGTAAGGAAGAGTATTCTAAGCCGGGTCATCAATGAGGCTGTGAGAAGCAACCTGCCTGTTGCAACATGTAGGGAGGGATTTCCAGAGTTCTTCATCAAGGCTTCGTCTTGTGATGGATCTGGATTAATAGTGTATCATCCATTAAATAAACTAGGGTGATGTACTTGGATATAAATAAGCCGGTGAAATTCAACGAGTACACTGGTAAGTGCCCTGTTTGCGGAGGCTTAATGGTTTACGTAGACTATGTTTACAGGATACCCTACTATGAATCCGTGTTGATAACCACTGGTGAGTGCTCCTCATGTGGCTATAAGTACAGGGATGTAAG
It encodes the following:
- the hxlB gene encoding 6-phospho-3-hexuloisomerase, giving the protein MVSGVTRDAMLGIIDFALKAVDLISDDEKEKMIYTLIDALRNNKKVFVIGAGRSGLVGKAFAMRLLHLGFNTYIVGETILPRASPGDVLVSISGSGRTRLVVAAAEVAKSVGVKVIAITTYPDSPLGKLADIVVRIPGRTKMAAEEDYISRQILGLHEPLAPLGTLFEDTLLIFLDGVIAELMDKLGVTEEELRNRHANIE
- a CDS encoding SPL family radical SAM protein, producing MSVLRRFDPWNSPLCTCPFKYSLHPYTGCSHFCLYCYAASYIGRRPSTPKESFIERLKKDLERISVKGIVELSTSSDPYPPIELWMGLTRRSLEILGKNGFKLLITTKSNIITRDIDILARYPSSVMITITTLNTELARILEPGAPPPEKRIEAVEKLRSKGIPVGVRIDPVIPFINDNPTEISKLVKTVKEAGALQVTVSTYKAKWDSLRRLMNAFPQVSEKLRELYVENGEFIHGYMYLSNEVRKSILSRVINEAVRSNLPVATCREGFPEFFIKASSCDGSGLIVYHPLNKLG